Proteins encoded together in one Planctopirus ephydatiae window:
- a CDS encoding class I mannose-6-phosphate isomerase, with protein METEIETSQFLTVDDRLGRLIPLESSELTGSGETLSEVMGSIRPLAFEPELVPKVWGGYRLLEHAARRQKTSDYSSLVSGNEICRIGESWEISGVEGKSSRLKMVSQHPSENGQQEIWTLQQLWQKFGASLAGSSFVTQPSDEQPPEFPWLVKHLECNDWLSLQVHPAVIPGCDSGGLTGTTQLRLFNPESASKTETSKARVELPDEFPGKNGKFEFWLVVETAIDSEVIVGPVREDQREELAKQVEAGAREYELLEAGLLTRLPVEAGQWAILPPGSVHTARGVTILEVQTPVDVTYRIDDYGRRGSDGELRTLHPREAARAIRSGTGLPQVSHSLLWGSNSKSHVDQSTQHKQSSRLIRHITAPQDPFQIRFQKLGNDLQILNLEEMTVLCVIDGELELIWKHGTELLEPRDVRLLPVDLREVSLRSKGESVSILLLTSSSSFGGNSPSSVPR; from the coding sequence ATGGAAACTGAAATCGAAACGAGTCAATTCCTGACTGTTGATGATCGACTTGGACGTTTGATCCCTTTGGAAAGTTCTGAATTGACCGGGTCTGGTGAAACTCTGAGTGAAGTGATGGGTTCGATCCGCCCATTGGCTTTTGAACCTGAACTGGTTCCGAAAGTCTGGGGAGGCTACCGACTGCTTGAGCACGCGGCTCGTCGGCAGAAGACCTCCGATTATTCTTCATTGGTTAGCGGCAATGAGATTTGCAGGATTGGCGAATCCTGGGAGATCTCAGGCGTCGAAGGAAAATCGTCGCGTCTCAAGATGGTCAGCCAGCATCCATCGGAAAATGGTCAACAGGAGATCTGGACACTGCAGCAACTCTGGCAGAAATTCGGGGCATCACTCGCCGGCTCTTCATTCGTAACGCAGCCATCTGATGAGCAACCTCCCGAGTTTCCCTGGCTGGTCAAGCACCTGGAATGCAACGACTGGCTCTCGCTGCAGGTCCATCCCGCTGTAATTCCCGGATGTGACTCCGGTGGATTGACCGGAACGACCCAACTGAGACTGTTCAATCCAGAGTCAGCCAGCAAGACGGAGACATCAAAAGCTCGTGTCGAGTTACCAGACGAGTTTCCAGGTAAAAACGGCAAATTTGAGTTCTGGCTTGTGGTGGAAACTGCAATTGATAGTGAAGTTATTGTTGGTCCCGTGAGAGAAGATCAGCGGGAAGAGTTAGCAAAACAGGTCGAAGCGGGAGCGCGAGAATACGAACTTCTGGAAGCTGGCTTATTGACACGACTTCCAGTCGAGGCAGGACAATGGGCGATTCTGCCTCCGGGAAGCGTTCATACAGCTCGTGGAGTGACCATTCTGGAGGTTCAGACTCCTGTCGATGTGACCTACCGAATTGATGATTATGGGCGGCGTGGAAGTGATGGCGAACTGCGTACGCTTCATCCGCGGGAGGCTGCCCGGGCGATCCGTTCCGGAACTGGACTTCCACAGGTTTCACATTCGTTACTCTGGGGAAGCAATTCGAAAAGTCATGTCGATCAATCGACACAGCACAAGCAGTCATCGAGATTGATTCGGCACATCACGGCTCCCCAGGATCCTTTTCAAATTCGCTTTCAAAAGCTTGGAAACGATCTTCAAATCCTGAATCTTGAAGAAATGACCGTCTTGTGTGTGATTGATGGCGAGCTCGAATTAATCTGGAAGCATGGCACAGAACTCCTTGAGCCACGGGATGTTCGATTGCTTCCGGTCGATCTGAGAGAAGTGTCGCTCAGGTCAAAAGGAGAATCGGTATCAATTTTGCTGCTGACATCGTCTTCCTCATTCGGTGGCAACTCACCATCGAGTGTCCCACGATAA
- a CDS encoding glycosyltransferase — protein MYYIAGGLLLLSMAMVLIHMVIAYRVLKSLSHCPQPPYPDEKCPKAMVVMCLRGSDPFLEATLRSIFAQDYPHYVVKLIVDSVHDTAWGIVHRIKEELHASHVTIQPHLKRRAGCSLKCGSQIEALETIDPSIEILAFLDADTVPHATWLRELAAALNQPGVGAATGGRWYAPEAATPGAVMRYLWNVAAQALMTELHIAWGGTLAFRREIFDQLKLADRWSKAICEDTMTQDALREMNLKVQFVPTLMMVNREDISVNSFRRWVTRQLLNTRLYHSNWWFILLHGLSVFVVVEGSLIFSLVAALRGYGNEALLAIGAAVLFQSTLCLLLFLLERAVLNLSSPRRRLWGAWWVWALIPVWMVFVQTMNLWCVLQAQFTRRIEWRGVTYEVLSPFHIRIVEETEVIVSATQSI, from the coding sequence ATGTACTATATCGCCGGCGGATTATTGCTGCTCTCGATGGCTATGGTGCTCATTCACATGGTGATTGCGTACCGCGTGCTGAAATCGTTGAGTCATTGCCCACAGCCTCCCTATCCGGATGAGAAATGCCCCAAAGCGATGGTCGTGATGTGCCTGCGGGGCTCAGATCCATTTCTGGAAGCGACGCTCCGTTCCATTTTTGCACAGGATTATCCTCATTACGTCGTGAAGCTGATCGTGGATTCTGTTCACGATACAGCCTGGGGGATCGTGCATCGTATAAAGGAAGAACTTCATGCCAGTCATGTGACGATACAACCTCATCTGAAGCGGAGAGCGGGTTGCAGTCTGAAGTGCGGCAGCCAGATTGAAGCGCTGGAGACGATTGACCCGTCCATTGAAATTCTGGCATTTCTTGACGCTGATACGGTGCCGCACGCGACCTGGTTGCGAGAATTGGCCGCGGCTTTAAATCAACCGGGTGTTGGAGCTGCAACGGGGGGACGCTGGTATGCACCGGAAGCTGCCACACCTGGGGCTGTCATGCGTTATCTGTGGAATGTGGCAGCACAGGCCTTGATGACGGAACTGCATATCGCCTGGGGTGGGACTTTGGCATTTCGGCGGGAGATTTTTGATCAGTTGAAACTGGCTGATCGATGGAGCAAAGCCATCTGTGAAGACACGATGACACAGGATGCCTTGCGAGAGATGAATCTCAAGGTGCAGTTTGTACCAACGTTAATGATGGTGAATCGAGAAGATATCAGTGTAAATTCTTTCCGCCGCTGGGTGACCAGGCAATTATTAAACACCAGGCTCTATCACTCGAACTGGTGGTTTATCTTGCTGCACGGTCTCTCGGTCTTCGTGGTGGTCGAGGGCTCCTTAATCTTTTCTCTGGTGGCAGCTCTGCGTGGATACGGAAACGAGGCCTTATTGGCAATTGGGGCCGCTGTGTTATTCCAATCGACGCTCTGTCTATTGCTGTTCCTGCTGGAGAGAGCAGTTCTGAATCTTTCCAGCCCGCGTCGAAGGCTCTGGGGAGCTTGGTGGGTCTGGGCTTTGATTCCTGTCTGGATGGTCTTTGTACAAACGATGAACTTGTGGTGTGTCCTGCAAGCTCAATTTACCCGTCGGATCGAATGGCGAGGGGTGACTTATGAAGTCTTGTCACCCTTCCATATACGGATTGTTGAAGAGACGGAAGTGATTGTGTCGGCCACGCAGTCGATTTGA